One part of the Tunicatimonas pelagia genome encodes these proteins:
- a CDS encoding TrmH family RNA methyltransferase has translation MVPKKTLKLVKSLQLKKYRQQEKLFLVEGVKSITELLISSFRIRTLVGTSVFIDQHKSLISKRLPESAIYQAKESDISSVSSFKNNNAGVAVVEMPALRALPITLLGYALVLDNIRDPGNLGTIIRIADWYGISTVICSPETTDEFHPKVISASMGSFLRVSVYRANLTTYLQKVKLPVYGTLVSQGTSVHELNFAPQGLILLGNESEGISEPVKEYITDAVHIPQFGTAESLNVSIAAAVICDNMKRNTTKNVG, from the coding sequence ATGGTTCCTAAAAAGACGCTGAAACTAGTAAAATCTCTTCAGCTAAAAAAATACCGACAACAGGAAAAATTGTTTTTAGTAGAAGGGGTTAAGAGTATTACTGAACTCTTGATTTCTTCATTCAGAATTAGAACGTTAGTTGGTACCTCAGTGTTCATCGATCAACATAAATCCTTAATCAGTAAGCGTTTACCTGAATCGGCTATCTACCAAGCTAAAGAATCGGATATTTCATCGGTAAGCTCTTTCAAAAACAATAACGCTGGGGTGGCGGTCGTCGAAATGCCAGCCTTGCGAGCTCTACCAATAACGCTATTGGGTTACGCTTTAGTGTTAGATAATATCCGCGATCCGGGCAACTTAGGAACAATTATTCGGATTGCCGATTGGTACGGTATTTCTACTGTCATCTGTTCGCCAGAAACTACCGATGAGTTTCATCCTAAAGTAATTAGTGCTAGCATGGGCTCGTTTCTTCGGGTCTCCGTTTATCGAGCCAACTTGACTACCTATTTGCAAAAAGTAAAGCTTCCCGTTTACGGTACACTGGTGAGCCAAGGGACGTCCGTGCATGAGCTGAATTTTGCGCCACAGGGATTGATTCTACTGGGAAATGAGTCAGAAGGAATAAGTGAACCAGTGAAAGAATACATAACCGATGCGGTACACATTCCTCAATTTGGTACGGCAGAATCGTTAAATGTTAGCATTGCTGCTGCCGTAATCTGCGATAATATGAAACGGAATACGACAAAAAACGTCGGCTAG
- a CDS encoding queuosine precursor transporter, which translates to MPSTTSSSRKKSNLFIVLSGIFLTNAIVAELIGVKVFSLEDTLGVPRAQLHLLGDFVLDFNLSAGVVLWPIVFITTDIINEYYGKNGVRKISFLTAGFIAYAFVAIAITTSLAPADFWLDVNREDAQGNPFNIDFAFNQVYRQGMGIIVGSLAAFLLGQLLDVFVFQKLRRITGGNRIWLRATGSTLVSQLIDSYLVLFIAFYLLAPAGTRWSISQVVAVGIVNYSYKFIIAIAITPLLYVAHYVIDRYLGPALSEEMMAEASHDTSFF; encoded by the coding sequence GACTAACGCTATTGTTGCCGAGCTAATTGGGGTAAAGGTATTTTCACTAGAAGATACTTTGGGCGTTCCTCGGGCTCAACTACATTTATTAGGTGATTTTGTGCTGGATTTCAACCTTTCAGCCGGAGTAGTGCTGTGGCCTATTGTGTTCATTACTACTGATATTATCAACGAGTACTATGGAAAGAATGGAGTTCGCAAAATTAGCTTCCTCACGGCCGGATTTATTGCGTATGCTTTTGTAGCCATTGCTATCACTACCAGCTTAGCCCCAGCTGATTTTTGGCTGGATGTAAACCGTGAAGATGCCCAGGGGAATCCGTTTAACATTGATTTTGCTTTTAATCAAGTTTACCGCCAGGGAATGGGAATTATTGTAGGGTCTCTCGCCGCTTTTTTGCTCGGTCAACTGCTAGACGTATTCGTTTTTCAGAAGCTACGACGTATAACAGGTGGTAACCGTATCTGGCTACGGGCAACAGGCTCTACGTTAGTTTCTCAGCTAATTGATAGCTACTTAGTATTATTTATTGCGTTTTACTTGTTAGCTCCGGCAGGTACTCGCTGGTCTATTTCTCAGGTGGTTGCCGTGGGAATTGTCAACTATAGCTATAAATTCATTATTGCCATTGCTATTACTCCCCTACTATACGTAGCCCATTACGTTATTGATCGCTATCTGGGCCCAGCACTCTCCGAAGAAATGATGGCTGAGGCCAGCCACGACACTTCTTTTTTTTAG